Genomic DNA from Carettochelys insculpta isolate YL-2023 chromosome 15, ASM3395843v1, whole genome shotgun sequence:
CTTCTCTGACTTGAGGAGGGTTATTCTCAGGAACCCTCAGCCAGGTTCTTCCAGATCTAGAATACAAAGACCAGAACTTTAAGTGGtatcaaaaataattagatacgttcatggagattaggtccatcactggctcttagccaggatgggcaggaatggtgtcctcatcctctgtttgtcagaggctagaaatggatgacaggagagggatcactcaatgactactGGTtgtattcactccctctggggcatctggcattggccactgttagaagaccaggatactgggctagagggaacTTTattctgacctagtatggctgttcctatgttttgtttttatgccACACCATTGCAAAAATGCCCTGGATGCTCAGTAAAACCCAAGCTCTTTTTCATGCCCTTATATGGGAACAACTTGCCCAGGGAGCAACCTGAACTTTAGTGTCCAATTCGTCTTGGTAGTATCTGCTGTTGGCCAACAGCATTCCTTTCACAAGGCTAGCATAGTTTGGTTATTTCATGGCTACATTAGATATGATAGGCACCTCTTGCAGTGTGAGTTGAAGGGAGAATGTAACCATAGGGAAGACTTAGTAGTAGTGTAATGAGTTCTCAGTATTTATTTCATCCTAGAAAGTAAACTcctttgtttgtgtgtgtttattttcaaTGTGCAGGTGAAAATGAAACTCATCATTCTGGAGAACTATGCACAAGCCAGTGAGTGGGCTGCAAAATACATTAGGAATCGAATTATCCAGTTTAACCCTGGCCCGGACAAATACTTCACTCTTGGACTTCCCACAGGTAAGTTTTAAAAGAGAATTCATTAAGATGCTGATGGTACTTTCTGTTTAAGCAACAATAAAGCACCCTGACTTTTGGAATTTAAGTGGCATCATGTTCTCCTAATGCAAAGGGGGTATTCCTTTATGCAACACATCAGATTCCCTATAGATGAGTTTGGGGAACAACAGGTGATATGATTTACTTCACTTAGGAAGTCTCTCTGTTTTTAAAGTAAGCCAAGTATATATAGTGATGCCTCCCAAATGACAACTAACAGTCCATGCAGACAGGAGGTGAAACATTGCAGGACAAGACCTCTATTTAGATAATAGAATAGTTGGTAGAATTATGTGCTTACCCTATATGTAAATAGAGAGCACATTCATCCATTTCCAATACTAGATCCTTATTGCCTGAATTAAAGCAGAATCTGTAATATTAGTCTTACAGGGCTGACACACTGTGGAGCAGTTCTGATTCTGTCCAGGTGAGGATGACAGTACATGCTCAGCTGGATTATTGCAGCAGGACACCTCAGCCCCAAAGAGACAATGTGATACAGTAGTTGTGTTAGCATCCGTGAGGTTCTGCTCTGAGTAGGACTTTGAACAGCTGGCATTAGTACTGAATGTCAGATGACATTGTGTGGGTGAgccaatgttttgtaattaaaTAGTTCAGGCCTTCAGTAACATAAAACACTGAATCATACAGAGTGTTTACTCAGTCTTTCACAGTGCTGTGCATATGCTATTTCCACTAAATGTTATGTTTCCCACGATCCTCCTTCTCTTTCCTAGGAAGCACTCCTTTAGGATGTTACAAAAAGCTGATTGAGTATTGCAAGAATGGAGATTTGTCCTTCAAATATGTGAAAACCTTCAATATGGATGAATATGTAGGTGAGTCATCTGATGAAATGTTGTGCTAAGGACTCAATCCAGCTTTTTTTGGGGTAAGAGGTCCCAAACTTATTTGATTATGCTGAATGAAATCATACATTTACGTTAAAACAAAATGCACCACTTTGGAATAGAATGCAATGTAAAATGATCCCAGAACAGATTaggaggggagggacaggagctTGTAGTGTTATGTAGTACAAATTACCAAGATAGGTTGGCCAGGTTTGCTGCGAATGGTGTCTGgttgggaaagttggcaaccctataacAAGCTGCAGTTTTGTCCTCTGGTTAGAGAGATCACATTAGCTAGAACTTTCAAAAAGGTGACTGATGTTATCTGAGtatatgattttaaaaagtccactgaagatgctgttagtagATGGTATGTAACAACATCTTTGTTTCCCATTTTAGTCCAGCTTTGTTGTGATAAGGGAATCTGCTGTTACTTTGGATGCagtgctgcagccctgtccatAGTTAGTAAAGGACACAGGCAGTGATCCAGCAAGACTTCACTTTAGACTTACTGATATGTAGCTGTTAGCAGCAGATTGCCTTGTTTGAAGTTGTGATGCAATAGTCTCTTTGAGCTAGTACAGAGAGACCAGAACAAATCCTCTGGTTATCAAGGTACCAAACATGAGTGCTAAAAATGCACATTCATTTGCTCTTTGACCTTAATGTTATTGCATTCTCTTCCGGAGTTGATTATTCGCAAAAAGCCCATCCAGTCATACAGTGCTATGGATCAGGGTTGTGTAGCCTATAAAAGATGACTCTGTAACAATCAGGGTATTCTTGGAAGAACTGTTAGTCACTGAAGTTGCTTCTCTGGTTTTGACATACTATTAATGAGCTTGAACTAACAAGTCTGCAGAATATTGTAAAGACAAGAAAATTTAATCTGCTCTGTATCTGCTCATTTGGAGAATGTATTCCAGAATATTAATGCATCTTATCTATATAACTCAATCTACCTCACCCTAATGCTGATCTCACTGGAGCTATAGTGACTGTTTTATAAACTCACTTTAACGAAGCCCAGCTTGAAGGGTAGATGGGGATATCTGGCATTCACTTGTACATATATTTGCATAAACAGGGGTTTTCTTACAAGTTTTTATCTAGGTTATTTGTATCCCTTTCCCTCGTCCTCACTTTGCATTTAGGGTCCCAGCCGTAAAAGTTGTAGCAAATGGGGAGTGAAATACAATGGCACCTCTTTGAAGCAGGGATTGCTTCTGTACCATGTCCAGCACAATGAGACCTGGGTCCTGAAGGGGACTGCAGATGAGTGTAATATAGACCTGCAATGATCAATGTTCCTGATCCCCAGGTCTCCCCAGGGATCACCCAGAAAGCTACCACTCCTtcatgtggaataattttttcaaGCACATTGACATCTCTGCAGAAAACACCCACATTCTGGATGGAAATGCAGCTGACCTACAGGCAGAGTGTGATGCTTTTGAGGAGAAAATCAAAGAAGCTGGTGGAATCGAACTCTTTGTTGGAGGtgaaaatctaaataaataacaGCCTGAGGGAATACAGCTTTGTGCTCAGAAATCCGATTTTGTTAAATCACTTAAGAGATTGCAGTCAGTCAAGCACTATGTGCATTCCCTTGCCAAAGTGTATGCATACCTGTTAAGTGTCTCCGCTAGCCACTCCCTTCTGTGTCTTTGTTGGGGACAAACACACACGCTCTCTGTGGTTTTATTTCTCTCCAATGAAAGGCTTAATTTGTCCTAGAAGCAGCTCTATCCCTGCTCCAGCCTTACTAGGTCAGTGTAATGTGTGTCTCATATTCTGAGATCCATCTACTTGAAGACGAGTCTCAGGCTGCTGGGATATGGGGATACTGGTGGCGTGGTTCTGACTCTTGGCTATGCATGACCTCTTTAAGGAGTGTTCTTTACAGGCTTAGTTTTTAAAGTCCAGCCGTTTTTGAGGGGTGCTTAGACGGAAGAGGAAAGAAGTGTAACGTTGTTTCATGGAAGTCAAATGGCTAAAGAAATGTTGGTGAAATTCCTGCTCTTACGTGTTTAAACACCATTTTATTTAAGATCTAGATTGGGAACTTCACTCCCATAGGTGAATTCTTGAGAAGAATGGTAGGGAAGGGAGGGCAAGAAGGAGCTGTGGTAACCGAAATCGTGCTGCAGCCTTTATAGATAAGTTTTTTACTCTGTAATTGCTGTAACCACCTATAAGCCCTCTAAGGCAGTGGTGACTTCAAACTTGAGGTTTCTCCAGTCAGTTTTGCTTTTGGGTGCTAACTTCCAAATTACTTCCCAAAATACAAAGGAAGAGCAGCCctaacatctgatgaagcgggtctttgcccacgaaagcttatggtccaaaatatctgttagtctataaggtgccacaggccttcttgttgtttttgaagatacagactaacttggctacctgaTACCTGCTCTTGTTGACATCTGTGGGAAATTTGCCATTCATCTCAAGGGAAGCAAGATCTTGAAGTTTTAGCAAAGTTGTAAGTTCTTGTATGAAAATCGTGTTCTGTAGCTATTCGTAGGAGACTATAGCGTCCTTTTATTAAAAGTAATGCTGGCTTTGCTTCCTATGATAGTTTAAGTATTATGTCACCTTAACACTTATCTCCAACGCAGGTATTGGCCCCGATGGCCATATTGCCTTCAATGAGCCTGGCTCAAGTCTGGTGTCCAGAACTAGAGTGAAAACATTGGCTATGGACACCATATTGGCTAATGCTAGATTCTTTGATGGCGACCTCTCCAAAGTCCCCACGATGGCTCTGACAGTTGGAGTAGGCACAGTCATGGATGCTAGAGAGGTGAGAAGGAAAATACAGTGACTCAATATAGTGCTCCATGGAGCATCAAACGATTGTCTAGTCCTCAAGCAATGATACTttctgcagcccagctccagaTGTTAGTTTTCAGAAGCACAGTTTGATCAACAAACCAACACCACAACTACCTTCTTGTATCCTAGAAAACTGCCTCatgtccccacccaccccccgagGCGGCTTTGACTCCCAATTTAGCTATGATCAAATTAGCCATGCAAACTGAAGGGTACATAAATGTGGATGAGGGCGGAGATTAGGTTCTAATGAAAGAAACCATATATGCAGGGTGAGGAAAAGGGGGTTGGCTTACCAAATGGTCACGTTCATGACATCAAAGCAAGCATCTGGCTTCCATTATACTGCATTAACATTTTCGTGTAACTATGCAGTACTCTTGTATTTTAGCTTGGGAAGCTGAATAAGGAAAGATTCTGTTTCACAGAGCAAGTGGGAGAACTACTGACTTACTCAAAGGCATATAGCAAATTGTGAGTCACAAGGTAGTGTGTGGTTGAATTTATTTTTATACCTGTAGCTCATAACTCAGTCATCTCCTTTAGCTGTCTAAAGTGCTGTGCTGTACTCTCGAATAAACACAAAAGGAAGCATTCAGAGTTACAGGTGGCTAAACTTTAAAATGGTCAGGCAAGCCATAATTTTGCTAGATAAAATAATCCAGCCAATGTGAACAATACTCAGTGACGTGAAACCCTGCCAGGGAGGACTGAAATAGTTTTCTTTTAGATGACTTGCGCATCTACTAGCGTCAGATCACACTGGGGTTTGTTCCTTTTGAATGTACATCACAGAACCTAACAATATGattcctctgtgtgtgttttaaattcaGGTTATGATTCTAATCACAGGAGCCCATAAAGCGTTTGCTTTGTATAAAGCCATTGAGGAAGGGGTGAACCACATGTGGACAGTATCTGCCTTccagcagcaccccagcactGTTTTTGTATGTGATGAAGATGCCACCCTAGAACTCAAAGTTAAAACAGTAAAATACTTTAAGGGTAGGTAACGGGCCAGATCAGGCCATTTTTCCAATTAGTTGGTCTCTACTTTAAGTGCCACCACTTGTAGAAAATCTTTCCTGTCAGACATACTGTGCTTTGAAGGAAGGGCTGTCAAGTAACTGTGATACTAACCCTAATTTAAAAGACAAAACTCTCCCCGGACTAGAAATTTATTCAGGGTAACCATTTAAATGTTTAGATTTTCTGCTAGTGTCACGAATTGTGGCTTGTTAGTAACTCAAAACTAGGAAATGCTATTAATTAGAAGCCATGATGAAAGGAGTGAGGCTAGCTTAATGCTCTAAGCTGAGTGAAGTATCACCATCTTTTTCTGTACATAATGAAAagtaaactacaggttgaacctctctagtctggcactcttgagaCCTGGTCAGTGTCGAgtgagagaacttgccagactATGGGCAGTCAGTATTGCCTATGAGCACTACCACCCCTTTGTCTGCTTActagctcttagaagacataaggtaaactacagctaaatgacagagccaggactggtggctataaacaaattttataggaccagaagaagcttggccacaccaatAAATGGTCCTTCAGtttacaaaaatcatgccagattatggatattgctggaggACTGTGTGCTGGATTaaaaaggttcaacttgtagatTTAAGTCTAGTGGTGCtgaatgatgattttttttttaaatgaattatgcGGACACTCCCTTTAACATCAAGCATAAAGCAATGAAATGGAAAAATACTGAGTTTAGAGGGTTGTGTGGGAAGGggggaaagagcagatcattagTACCCTTAACTGCTTAAAAGCAAATGTCCTCCATTCGTTGCACTTCCATGCCCCTATGTaactttcctttttcccccacaccagGTTTAATGCTTGTTCATAACAAGCTGGTGGAACCCCTGTACAGTAtgaaggagacaggagcagaaaGACGACAGTCTAAGAAGCCATACAGTGATTGATTTCTTGAGGTCTGATATGATGCTAAGCGGGCTCTCCTCACAGAAACCAGCACGGGAGGAATTCCTATGCATTCTTCTTGTATTTGTTCATAAATCACCAAAGATGTGCTCATTTATTGTCTCAAGAGACAGGTTGAGTACATTGTTCTTAATAAATTAGACAATAGGATTTTTGTACTGTGTTCTAACAACCTCCAACATGAATTACTTTTAAATAATGAAGCCAATTGAAATAGTGTGTAATCAAACCAGTAACTGATTACAGGAAACATATCACTCAGCTCAAAGGTGAGGTGAAAGTAAAATCACGAGGACCTAAGTTTGgggggttttttcccctccttcctctccctaaAATACCTATTGATCTCAACTGCACTAGAATCATGAAATTGAAATACTAGTCCCAACTTGAGCTAGTAATAAACTTTGTCAAAGCACCCCTGCATTAATGTATACTGTGCTAGTCTTCGGGCTTTCTTGAAGAGATGCTACCACCTTCATGGTTTGCTGATGTGCTTTCATAAAAGGCCTGATGCTGTGATGTGCACCTATCCTCCACCTCAGCACCATGACAAATGTTGCACCAAATCTGGCCCATCGGTGCTCTTGGCTTAATGAAATGGCTACCACCCAATTGTTCTTTAACTCTAGCTATTATGCTTGTTGGTCAAATTTATAAATCCAAACAAAGTGAATTTTGGTGTGCATCAATACTTAAGACATGGTATTAGACACACATTTTACACAAGTCTAAATGTGTGGATTTGATTTCCTCCCTGTACAGTTAaatgtgctgctggctgtaatAGTAAGACCCCATCATCCTCACCCCCACATCTTCCAGCCAGCTTTCTTGACATTCCTCAAAAACCATGTAGGTACATTCAGTGAGATCTCTGAGGCTGTCTatacagcagagttatttcaggagTCCTTGGTCTTTGACACATgcctgttatttctaaataatggcCATGGTATTTCAGCATCAGTGTAGCCTCctagcactttattttgacattgggtgcaaattgcatagcttatttcaagtttaggcgctcatgtagacatagcctaaggcagtTGTCTATAAACTTAGCCCAAGCATTGGTGCTTAATACCTAAATCAACTTTGATGAATGAAATCCTCTGCTGCTTCCTGAACTCTACTGATTTTTACCCTTTACTACCAAAAGGGCTTATGTCAAACATCTGCAAGTCACTGGTGATGTGGCAATCCAACAAACTGTTCATAACTTTTTACATTAAACACATTTTTATCCAAATTTAAGTCATGCTGACTGTCTTTACCCTATAACTTCAAAAGATCTACCAGGAACAACAACATCCTGCAAGGCCACACCAGAATAATTATAGCGGACAGATGCTGCTGTTTCAGAAAGGTAGGTAGCAGTGTGAGGCTTTCAGGTAAGGTCTGATAGCTCACTGAAAAGAGTTCCAGGGAAAGATGATGAGATGCAAGCAAAAGTACAAATTTCAAGAGTAGCTAAGTGACTTAAGACTTAGTGAATGTCAATAGGACTTGCACACATGTAACACTTCTTCAAACTGAGACAAGACAGCAAGACAGTTCATTATGTGGCAGACCCTAAAAAGGGATGCAAATCTTGGCTTTCCGTATGCCATTTGTTCTATTACCACCTCTGGATTTAAAAGCAACTTGTAAAAATTGGCAGGAAAGCATGTTTGATTCCAGAGTCACCTACTTCAAGCAGGCTTCCATTGTTGCAAGAATCCTGTCTTAATTGTAAATTTGTGACACTGAACCAGAAAACTGTAGGAAGTTTTTAAAGCAGGCCAGGTACAGTCAATTTGGTCCTCCTACAAAAGTTCAAAGCTGCTGCAGAAACTATTTTGCCTGAACCATATCTTGGACCCTGTTGCAGCTACCAGTAACATATTGTTAAGTAGCTAGAACTATTTCAGCTTCTATAACTAGTCAGTCTTTACATGTGAGCTATAGCAATAAGTTGTGTATGCATATCTAAATTTGAAACTTGGCTCAGCAATCTGATTGCTAAAGACTAACATACTGAAGTACTGAGTATCAATTGT
This window encodes:
- the GNPDA1 gene encoding glucosamine-6-phosphate deaminase 1 isoform X1 gives rise to the protein MAPAGGGWILFVKMKLIILENYAQASEWAAKYIRNRIIQFNPGPDKYFTLGLPTGSTPLGCYKKLIEYCKNGDLSFKYVKTFNMDEYVGLPRDHPESYHSFMWNNFFKHIDISAENTHILDGNAADLQAECDAFEEKIKEAGGIELFVGGIGPDGHIAFNEPGSSLVSRTRVKTLAMDTILANARFFDGDLSKVPTMALTVGVGTVMDAREVMILITGAHKAFALYKAIEEGVNHMWTVSAFQQHPSTVFVCDEDATLELKVKTVKYFKGLMLVHNKLVEPLYSMKETGAERRQSKKPYSD
- the GNPDA1 gene encoding glucosamine-6-phosphate deaminase 1 isoform X2, with the protein product MICLLVKMKLIILENYAQASEWAAKYIRNRIIQFNPGPDKYFTLGLPTGSTPLGCYKKLIEYCKNGDLSFKYVKTFNMDEYVGLPRDHPESYHSFMWNNFFKHIDISAENTHILDGNAADLQAECDAFEEKIKEAGGIELFVGGIGPDGHIAFNEPGSSLVSRTRVKTLAMDTILANARFFDGDLSKVPTMALTVGVGTVMDAREVMILITGAHKAFALYKAIEEGVNHMWTVSAFQQHPSTVFVCDEDATLELKVKTVKYFKGLMLVHNKLVEPLYSMKETGAERRQSKKPYSD
- the GNPDA1 gene encoding glucosamine-6-phosphate deaminase 1 isoform X3, with the protein product MKLIILENYAQASEWAAKYIRNRIIQFNPGPDKYFTLGLPTGSTPLGCYKKLIEYCKNGDLSFKYVKTFNMDEYVGLPRDHPESYHSFMWNNFFKHIDISAENTHILDGNAADLQAECDAFEEKIKEAGGIELFVGGIGPDGHIAFNEPGSSLVSRTRVKTLAMDTILANARFFDGDLSKVPTMALTVGVGTVMDAREVMILITGAHKAFALYKAIEEGVNHMWTVSAFQQHPSTVFVCDEDATLELKVKTVKYFKGLMLVHNKLVEPLYSMKETGAERRQSKKPYSD